A single genomic interval of Acidovorax sp. 1608163 harbors:
- a CDS encoding pitrilysin family protein: protein MKRAFTLLGLLACLSATAVTHVMAAGLDSSAAPVAAPSAGRAAGASGPHAKVAQATNAAGAQLFTLANGMQLIVQPDHRAPTAVHMVWVRVGSMDEVDGTSGVAHVLEHMMFKGSKTVPPGDFSRRVAALGGRENAFTSRDYTGYYQQIPAQRLEDVMRLESDRFANMHWPDEEFKKELEVVKEERRLRTEDQPRAMLAEQLFATAFNASPYRRPIVGWMSDLDAMTPNDARAFYRQWYTPANAVVVVAGDVDVAKVRALAEKYYGSLPAHAVPERKPRTEPVQQGLRRVAVKAPAEQAYVALAYKVPSLSRVQDLQASDRDALALLVLSAVFSGYDGARLERALSQGEQPVADNAGSSAMVTGRGPSLFMLTGVPAAGKTAQQVEEALRAEVARVARDGVSEAELARVKTQWIASTVYERDSVQNQAQELGGNWVQGFPLDAEERLLTLLRTITPEEVKAVAAKYFGDDQLTVATLLPQPLEGARPHPALPAGAILH from the coding sequence ATGAAACGCGCTTTCACCCTACTGGGCCTTCTGGCCTGCCTCAGTGCCACAGCCGTCACCCACGTGATGGCTGCGGGTTTGGATTCCTCTGCAGCCCCTGTGGCTGCGCCCTCTGCGGGGCGAGCGGCAGGGGCCTCTGGCCCACATGCCAAGGTCGCCCAGGCCACCAACGCGGCCGGTGCCCAGCTGTTCACGCTGGCCAATGGCATGCAGCTCATCGTGCAGCCCGACCACCGCGCGCCCACGGCCGTGCACATGGTGTGGGTGCGTGTGGGCTCGATGGACGAGGTGGACGGCACCTCGGGCGTGGCCCATGTGCTGGAGCACATGATGTTCAAGGGCTCCAAAACCGTGCCGCCGGGCGACTTTTCGCGCCGCGTGGCTGCTTTGGGCGGGCGTGAGAACGCCTTCACCAGCCGTGACTACACCGGCTACTACCAGCAAATCCCGGCCCAGCGGCTTGAAGACGTGATGCGGCTGGAGTCCGACCGCTTTGCCAACATGCACTGGCCCGACGAAGAGTTCAAGAAAGAGCTGGAAGTCGTGAAAGAAGAGCGCCGCCTGCGCACCGAAGACCAGCCCCGCGCCATGCTGGCCGAGCAGCTCTTTGCCACCGCCTTCAACGCATCGCCCTACCGCCGCCCCATCGTGGGCTGGATGAGCGACCTGGACGCCATGACGCCCAACGACGCGCGCGCCTTCTACCGCCAGTGGTACACGCCCGCCAATGCCGTGGTGGTGGTGGCCGGTGATGTGGACGTGGCCAAGGTGCGCGCCCTGGCCGAAAAGTACTACGGCAGCCTGCCCGCGCACGCCGTGCCCGAGCGCAAGCCCCGCACCGAACCGGTGCAGCAGGGCCTGCGCCGCGTGGCCGTGAAGGCCCCGGCAGAGCAAGCCTATGTGGCACTGGCCTACAAGGTGCCCTCGCTGTCGCGCGTGCAGGACTTGCAGGCCTCTGACCGCGATGCCCTGGCCCTGCTGGTGCTGTCGGCCGTGTTCAGCGGCTACGACGGCGCGCGGCTGGAGCGCGCCCTGAGCCAGGGCGAGCAGCCCGTGGCCGACAACGCAGGCAGCTCGGCCATGGTCACGGGCCGTGGGCCGTCGCTGTTCATGCTCACCGGCGTGCCCGCTGCGGGCAAAACCGCCCAGCAGGTCGAAGAAGCCCTGCGCGCCGAAGTGGCCCGCGTGGCCCGGGACGGCGTGAGCGAGGCCGAGCTGGCACGCGTCAAAACGCAATGGATCGCCTCCACGGTGTACGAGCGCGACTCGGTGCAAAACCAGGCGCAGGAGCTGGGCGGCAACTGGGTGCAGGGCTTCCCGCTCGATGCGGAAGAGCGGCTGCTCACACTGCTGCGCACCATCACCCCCGAGGAGGTCAAAGCCGTGGCCGCCAAGTATTTTGGCGACGACCAGCTCACGGTGGCCACCCTGCTGCCCCAGCCCCTGGAAGGCGCCCGCCCACATCCCGCCTTGCCCGCCGGGGCGATCCTGCACTGA
- a CDS encoding EAL domain-containing protein, producing MFLELLKGVALLLALCFLHGVNIRVWRQKPLIGQIVSGALFGGICVVGMLLPVVLMPGVIFDARSVVLCMAGLFGGPVVAIIAGTLTMGWRLWIGGAGMGVGLLVVVICVALGLLYRQARQRGKLDVEPRTLLLFGLLVHLAVVGAFQLLPEPAVQRINQTVALPFVLIFTVATLLLGMLLKDVEERLNTERALSESSARLRAITQAIPDVLLVLDRNGRYLEVLSNDKTALVASAKDLLGKQLSDVLPPDQTQLYLRLIHETLRTGRTQTLEYEIRTLDGLRQFEGRTQPLGVPVQGDKAVVLLARDITARKQAEAALRESELRFRSLLLNIPSISVQGYLADGTTTYWNKASERLYGYTAEEAMGSSLFDLIIPPVMRDTVRSNVEHMFATGEVIPAGELQLQRKDGTLVDVFSSHAYIQVPGQPPEMFCIDIDISGRKAAEDEARYLAFYDALTELPNRRLLVDRLQQVLAGSTRSGMATAVLFVDLDNFKTLNDTRGHEVGDMLLTEVARRLQSHVRELDTVARLGGDEFVVVLQNLGTDPTEAADQARMLGEMLRARLAQPYDLAGHEYHCAASIGITLLHGQRTTVDEILKQADMAMYRAKDAGRNTLRFFDPDMQQAVNRRAMLEAELHNGLKQGQFLLLYQPQVDETGRIQGAEALVRWQHPEHGMVPPSEFIALAEDTGLIVPLGLWVMETALRQQAQWRNVPALAHLTLAINVSARQFHQDDFVTQVLNLLHTTGADPTHIKLELTESLLLKNVDSVITTMRALRAYGLGFSLDDFGTGYSSLSYLKRLPLDQIKIDQGFVRDALVDPNDAAIARSIIALAGSLGLSVIAEGVETQAHHEFLLGHGCKAFQGYFFGRPLPHSEFEQLVRSGGAGT from the coding sequence ATGTTCCTTGAACTGCTCAAAGGCGTTGCACTGCTGCTGGCGCTGTGCTTTTTGCATGGTGTCAACATCCGTGTCTGGCGGCAAAAGCCCCTGATCGGGCAGATCGTCTCGGGCGCCCTGTTTGGCGGCATTTGCGTGGTGGGCATGCTGCTGCCCGTGGTGCTGATGCCCGGCGTGATCTTTGATGCGCGCTCCGTCGTGCTGTGCATGGCGGGCCTGTTTGGCGGGCCTGTGGTCGCCATCATTGCGGGCACCCTGACCATGGGCTGGCGCCTTTGGATTGGCGGTGCGGGCATGGGCGTGGGCCTGCTGGTGGTGGTGATTTGTGTGGCGCTGGGCCTGCTGTACCGGCAGGCCCGCCAGCGCGGCAAGCTGGATGTAGAGCCGCGCACCTTGCTGCTTTTTGGGCTGCTGGTGCACCTGGCTGTGGTGGGGGCATTTCAGCTGCTGCCAGAGCCAGCGGTGCAGCGCATCAACCAGACCGTGGCACTGCCCTTCGTGCTGATCTTCACCGTGGCCACCTTGCTGCTGGGCATGCTGCTGAAAGACGTGGAAGAGCGCTTGAACACCGAAAGGGCCTTGAGCGAAAGCTCCGCCCGGCTGCGCGCCATCACGCAGGCCATCCCCGACGTGCTGCTGGTGCTGGACCGCAACGGGCGCTACCTGGAGGTGCTGTCCAACGACAAAACGGCCCTGGTCGCCAGCGCCAAGGACTTGCTTGGCAAGCAACTGAGCGATGTGCTGCCGCCCGACCAGACGCAGTTGTATCTGCGGCTGATCCACGAAACCCTGCGCACGGGCCGCACCCAAACGCTCGAATACGAAATTCGCACCCTCGACGGCCTTCGCCAATTCGAGGGGCGCACCCAACCCCTGGGGGTGCCCGTGCAGGGGGACAAGGCGGTGGTGCTGCTGGCGCGCGACATCACTGCCCGCAAGCAGGCGGAGGCTGCCCTGCGGGAGTCCGAGCTGCGGTTTCGCTCCTTACTGCTCAATATTCCATCCATTTCTGTGCAGGGCTATCTGGCAGATGGCACCACCACTTACTGGAACAAGGCTTCAGAGCGGCTGTACGGCTACACCGCCGAAGAGGCCATGGGCAGCAGCCTGTTCGATCTGATCATCCCGCCCGTGATGCGCGACACGGTGCGCAGCAACGTAGAACATATGTTTGCCACGGGCGAGGTCATCCCGGCGGGAGAGTTGCAACTGCAACGCAAAGACGGCACCTTGGTCGATGTGTTCTCCAGCCACGCCTACATCCAAGTGCCCGGCCAGCCGCCCGAGATGTTCTGCATCGACATCGACATCTCTGGCCGCAAGGCTGCCGAAGACGAGGCCCGTTATCTGGCCTTTTACGACGCCCTGACGGAGCTGCCCAATCGGCGACTGCTGGTGGACCGGCTGCAGCAAGTGTTGGCAGGCAGCACCCGCAGCGGCATGGCCACGGCCGTGCTGTTTGTGGACCTGGACAACTTTAAAACGCTGAACGACACCCGCGGGCATGAGGTGGGCGACATGCTGCTGACCGAAGTGGCACGCCGCCTGCAAAGCCATGTGCGCGAACTGGACACCGTGGCACGCCTGGGCGGCGATGAATTTGTGGTGGTGCTTCAAAACCTGGGCACGGACCCCACCGAGGCTGCAGACCAAGCCCGTATGCTGGGCGAAATGCTGCGCGCCCGCCTGGCACAGCCTTACGACCTGGCCGGGCACGAGTACCACTGCGCTGCCAGCATCGGCATCACGCTGCTGCACGGCCAGCGCACCACAGTGGATGAAATCCTCAAACAGGCCGACATGGCGATGTACCGAGCCAAAGACGCGGGGCGCAACACGCTGCGCTTTTTTGACCCGGACATGCAGCAGGCCGTCAACCGCCGCGCCATGCTGGAAGCCGAACTGCACAACGGCCTCAAACAAGGGCAGTTTTTGCTGCTGTACCAACCCCAGGTCGATGAAACCGGCCGCATCCAGGGCGCCGAAGCCCTGGTGCGCTGGCAGCACCCCGAGCACGGCATGGTGCCGCCCAGTGAGTTCATTGCCCTGGCAGAAGACACAGGCCTCATCGTGCCCTTGGGCCTGTGGGTGATGGAAACCGCCCTGCGCCAGCAAGCCCAATGGCGCAACGTCCCGGCCCTTGCACACCTGACCCTGGCCATCAACGTCAGCGCGCGCCAGTTCCACCAGGACGACTTTGTGACCCAGGTGCTGAACCTGCTGCACACCACAGGCGCAGACCCCACCCACATCAAGCTGGAGCTGACCGAGAGCCTGCTGCTCAAAAACGTGGACAGCGTCATCACCACCATGCGTGCTTTACGGGCCTACGGCCTGGGCTTCTCGCTGGACGACTTCGGCACCGGGTATTCATCGCTCAGCTACCTCAAGCGCCTGCCGCTGGATCAGATCAAAATCGATCAGGGCTTTGTACGAGATGCCCTGGTGGATCCCAACGACGCAGCCATTGCCCGCTCCATCATCGCGCTGGCGGGTAGCTTGGGCCTGTCGGTCATTGCAGAAGGGGTTGAGACCCAGGCACACCACGAGTTTTTGCTAGGCCACGGGTGTAAGGCGTTCCAAGGCTATTTCTTCGGTCGCCCGTTGCCGCATTCTGAATTTGAACAGCTGGTGCGCAGCGGTGGGGCTGGAACGTGA
- the ftsY gene encoding signal recognition particle-docking protein FtsY — protein MPTPGPATAAAPTPAAPAPTPAPASPPVAVQPPAAAPETVAPVTAAPVAAAPDAAPAVPVAAYAPAAPVQTAPPASPAPALKAQPPVTHATHAAPVAAPLAPAAKAPQAPAVQSPPAAAPAVAPAPAPAPAVAERKGWLDRLKAGLRKTGSSIATVFTGTQIDDALYEELEEALLMADTGVKATQHLLDDLKRRVKETKTTDPAAVKGLLADALAELLRPLEKALVIGEHTPTVIMVAGVNGAGKTTSIGKLTKHLANEGASVLLAAADTFRAAAREQLGVWADRNTVEIVSQEGGDPAAVSFDAVTAGKARGKDVVLVDTAGRLPTQLHLMEELKKIKRVVTKADGTAPHEVLLVIDGNTGQNALAQVRSFDDALQLTGLIVTKLDGTAKGGVLAAIAQERPIPVYFIGVGEKLEDLETFNAREFAQALLS, from the coding sequence GTGCCAACGCCCGGGCCAGCCACCGCAGCGGCGCCAACACCAGCAGCACCAGCCCCTACACCAGCGCCTGCCAGCCCCCCTGTAGCCGTACAGCCACCGGCTGCGGCACCGGAGACTGTTGCACCAGTGACGGCTGCGCCAGTGGCCGCAGCCCCTGATGCCGCCCCCGCTGTGCCTGTGGCGGCCTATGCCCCGGCAGCGCCTGTACAAACCGCCCCGCCAGCATCCCCTGCCCCGGCGCTGAAGGCACAACCCCCCGTAACGCATGCAACACACGCAGCGCCCGTGGCAGCGCCGCTTGCGCCCGCGGCAAAAGCCCCGCAGGCCCCCGCGGTGCAAAGCCCACCCGCTGCTGCGCCAGCCGTAGCCCCCGCTCCCGCGCCTGCCCCCGCCGTGGCAGAACGCAAGGGCTGGCTCGATCGCCTCAAGGCCGGCCTGCGCAAAACGGGCTCCAGCATCGCCACCGTGTTCACCGGCACGCAAATCGACGATGCCCTGTACGAAGAGCTGGAAGAGGCCCTGCTGATGGCCGACACCGGCGTCAAGGCCACCCAGCACTTGCTGGACGACCTCAAGCGCCGCGTGAAGGAGACCAAGACCACCGACCCCGCCGCCGTCAAAGGTCTGCTGGCCGATGCCCTGGCGGAGCTGCTGCGCCCTCTGGAAAAGGCCTTGGTGATTGGCGAGCACACCCCCACCGTCATCATGGTGGCGGGCGTCAATGGCGCGGGCAAAACCACCTCCATCGGCAAGCTGACCAAGCACTTGGCCAATGAAGGCGCCAGCGTGCTGCTGGCCGCCGCCGACACCTTCCGCGCTGCGGCGCGCGAACAACTGGGTGTGTGGGCCGACCGGAACACTGTGGAAATCGTGAGCCAAGAAGGCGGCGACCCCGCTGCCGTGAGCTTTGACGCCGTGACCGCTGGCAAGGCCCGGGGCAAAGACGTGGTGCTGGTGGACACCGCAGGCCGCCTGCCCACGCAGCTGCACCTGATGGAAGAGCTCAAAAAGATCAAACGCGTAGTGACCAAGGCCGACGGCACCGCACCGCACGAGGTGCTGCTGGTCATCGACGGCAACACGGGCCAGAACGCGCTGGCGCAGGTGCGCTCGTTTGACGATGCGCTGCAACTGACCGGCCTGATCGTGACCAAACTGGACGGAACCGCCAAGGGTGGCGTGCTGGCCGCCATTGCGCAAGAGCGCCCCATCCCCGTGTATTTCATTGGCGTGGGCGAGAAGCTGGAAGACCTAGAAACCTTCAACGCGCGCGAATTTGCGCAAGCACTGCTGTCCTGA